A genome region from Pseudanabaena sp. Chao 1811 includes the following:
- the purD gene encoding phosphoribosylamine--glycine ligase, with the protein MKVLVVGSGGREHALAWKLLQSPNIDRVFCIPGNGGTATMPNCQNVSLSIDDFEGMLRFAQVQGVGFTIVGPELPLALGIVDYFQAAEALIFGPTKEGAQIEASKSWAKQLMQEANIPTAASATFNNLESAQAYVHEQGAPIVIKADGLASGKGVTVAMEIDEAIAALDRIFSGQFGSAGETVVIEEFMTGQEVSVLAITDGKTIRPLIPAQDHKRLGDGDTGPNTGGMGAYAPAPIATPELMAKVQTQVLEPAIAALSARGIDYRGCLYAGLMVTPEGEPKVVEFNCRFGDPETQAVLPLLDDNLDDLLLACVEGRLDSFAPLQWKNQASVCVVTAADGYPDKVEVGQFVTGIGKAEDIGAFVFQSGTKLKNNALVTNGGRVLGVTALGDDIRKAITNVYSAVDFIAYDGMYYRKDIASKAIN; encoded by the coding sequence TTGAAAGTCCTCGTAGTTGGCAGTGGCGGTAGAGAACACGCCTTAGCTTGGAAACTGCTGCAATCTCCAAATATCGATCGCGTCTTTTGCATACCAGGAAATGGTGGTACGGCAACTATGCCCAACTGTCAAAACGTTTCTCTGAGTATCGATGACTTTGAGGGTATGTTGCGTTTTGCTCAGGTGCAGGGGGTAGGTTTCACGATTGTGGGACCTGAACTGCCGTTAGCGCTTGGTATTGTTGATTATTTCCAAGCTGCGGAAGCATTAATTTTTGGTCCCACTAAAGAAGGTGCTCAGATCGAGGCAAGTAAGTCTTGGGCAAAGCAACTCATGCAGGAAGCGAATATTCCTACAGCAGCTAGTGCCACCTTCAACAATCTTGAATCTGCCCAAGCCTATGTGCATGAACAGGGAGCGCCAATCGTCATTAAGGCTGATGGCTTAGCCAGTGGTAAGGGTGTAACCGTGGCGATGGAGATTGATGAAGCGATCGCTGCTCTAGACCGTATCTTTTCGGGACAATTTGGCTCCGCAGGCGAAACGGTGGTCATTGAAGAGTTTATGACAGGGCAGGAAGTATCTGTCCTCGCGATTACCGATGGCAAAACCATTCGACCCCTAATTCCTGCCCAAGATCACAAACGCCTCGGTGATGGTGATACGGGTCCCAACACGGGTGGGATGGGAGCCTATGCCCCTGCGCCGATCGCGACACCTGAGTTAATGGCAAAGGTACAGACCCAAGTTTTAGAACCTGCGATCGCGGCTTTGAGTGCGAGAGGTATTGACTATCGTGGCTGTCTCTATGCAGGTTTAATGGTCACACCTGAGGGGGAACCCAAGGTGGTGGAGTTTAATTGTCGATTTGGCGATCCTGAAACACAGGCGGTACTGCCCTTACTTGATGACAATCTCGATGATTTGCTTTTAGCTTGTGTTGAGGGACGACTCGATAGCTTTGCACCATTGCAATGGAAAAATCAGGCTTCAGTCTGTGTGGTTACAGCCGCAGATGGCTATCCTGACAAGGTAGAAGTTGGTCAATTTGTCACAGGTATCGGCAAGGCTGAAGACATTGGTGCTTTTGTCTTTCAATCGGGTACTAAGCTCAAAAATAATGCGTTAGTCACTAATGGGGGCAGAGTTCTGGGTGTGACAGCGCTAGGTGATGACATTCGCAAGGCAATTACGAATGTTTATAGTGCTGTTGATTTTATTGCTTACGATGGTATGTATTACCGTAAAGACATTGCCAGTAAAGCTATTAACTAA
- a CDS encoding acyl-CoA thioesterase, translating to MDTTIPKQSFEIEINLPVRTYDIDFAGIVNNIVYIRWLEDLRLEMLSLHFPLGEQLKNGIMPVIVQTKIDYKQPIKISDMPIGKMWMQSMESLRWRVNAVISVNGKTAALGEQVGVFVNLQSKKPVRMPAELRHKYQLQH from the coding sequence ATGGATACAACAATCCCAAAGCAGTCCTTTGAGATCGAGATTAACTTGCCAGTTAGAACTTACGACATTGACTTTGCAGGTATTGTCAATAACATTGTCTATATTCGCTGGTTAGAAGATCTACGTTTAGAGATGCTATCCCTGCATTTTCCATTGGGAGAGCAACTTAAAAATGGAATTATGCCCGTCATTGTGCAAACAAAAATTGATTACAAGCAGCCCATCAAAATTTCTGATATGCCCATTGGCAAAATGTGGATGCAATCAATGGAATCGTTACGCTGGCGAGTTAATGCAGTAATTTCCGTGAACGGTAAAACAGCAGCTTTAGGCGAACAGGTTGGCGTTTTTGTGAATTTGCAAAGCAAAAAACCAGTGCGTATGCCAGCAGAGTTGAGACATAAATATCAACTACAACACTAA
- a CDS encoding winged helix-turn-helix transcriptional regulator has translation MSQPRRSPCPVSCTLDLIGDRWTLLVIRDMMFFGKQRFEEFLESPEGISTNILANRLKLLEDLGLVAKQPYSNHSRRMNYHLTDQGRSLRPVLKVIIAWGLKHIPDTQIPLDRPSDADVSASLAVESIHNK, from the coding sequence ATGTCCCAACCAAGACGATCTCCTTGCCCTGTCTCCTGTACTCTGGATTTGATTGGCGATCGCTGGACGTTACTTGTCATCAGAGACATGATGTTCTTCGGAAAGCAACGTTTTGAAGAGTTTCTAGAATCTCCTGAAGGTATCTCTACGAATATCTTGGCAAACCGTCTTAAATTACTTGAGGATTTAGGTTTGGTCGCGAAACAACCTTACAGCAATCACTCCCGACGCATGAATTATCACCTCACCGATCAGGGAAGAAGCCTGCGTCCTGTTTTAAAAGTAATAATTGCTTGGGGCTTGAAGCATATTCCTGACACACAGATTCCGCTTGATCGTCCGTCAGATGCTGATGTCTCAGCAAGTCTTGCGGTAGAGTCAATTCACAATAAGTAA
- a CDS encoding response regulator: MSHYRKRSLFPNVPLNLVLTVPFVVLSVSAVGLVGYLSYRSGQSAIENLANQLLRQTSERVSDRLNHYLSLPHDVVAANSLAVKQGTLNPNDPKQIQQHLWQQTLLYPSLSGNFFTNQTGTQVSYGRILSEELQKQVQKLTGENLPLGTIFFGNVTSPESLQRKFFLVDSNGQPTKLVYTNPVNVLQLPWYRYAKDAGKQTWTPIQVTQALQVLGIWSVAPIYQSNGELQGAFAAYFLLSDVSTFLNQLHISPTGQIFIIERSGDLVATSTLEPSHTSHLNLTPRRLAAINSKDPRTREITKHLLNQLGNLRSLKAMPPLSVVVNQQRQFVYVTSYQNQDGLDWLIVTVVPESDFMSEIQSSTNQTIGLILITLLFAILIGLISAHWIATPILRIRESSQAIAEGKWIESLAEDSAISEVNSLSAAFNQMSEQLRQLLDNKNLELQDKAYWLNILVEAVPDAIFMKDGEGKYLIVNRQGLDLFEIPDDYFGKTDGDMAKLNAFYHDALIYCAVTDELVWQRKELSYVEESVPQRDGNHRTFEVVKLPLFNADGSRKGLVIIGRDISERARLDADRKKTEIQLQNSEATNRAILNAIPDLLLRIGRDGTCYSSIPPVNEDSGKYIPVTTHLSEVLPPDLLKFELQKIEQALATGELQVWEHQILKYGKLTYEEVRVSPCSPDECLVIVRDITNRKQVEIELARAVEAAEAANKAKSAFLANMSHEIRTPMNGVIGMAQLLETTELDEEQADFVKTIKDSGDALLVVINDILDFSKIESGQLDIEVKSFDLEEVVIAVCKLLESQAQAKHLNLQYEFAPDLPELMIGDATRLRQILLNLIGNAVKFTQRGQISLTVTGELLSPFGSSTLSEYQLNFAIADTGIGIQGDRLDKLFQPFMQADASISRKYGGTGLGLAISKRLVEMMGGVIWVESFGKIAGNPPLGWETNLNTQGSIFYFTITVLLADAIEQQLSSDEQPLMDRIDRKMAEKFPLNILLVEDNPINQMIASLILKKLGYEVSVVNNGLEALQATTDYAYDLIFMDIQMPEMDGLTATKLIRQTAQNANVRIVAMTANAMAVDHQACLDAGMNDYISKPISIQDIVRIVSDRQS, from the coding sequence ATGAGCCATTACCGCAAGCGATCGCTATTCCCAAATGTTCCCCTTAACTTAGTGCTAACGGTTCCATTTGTGGTGCTAAGTGTCAGTGCCGTAGGACTGGTGGGTTATTTGTCCTATCGGAGTGGTCAGTCAGCGATCGAAAATTTAGCAAATCAGCTCTTGCGTCAGACTTCAGAGCGAGTAAGCGATCGTCTCAATCATTATTTGTCCCTGCCCCATGATGTCGTAGCGGCAAATTCTCTAGCCGTAAAGCAAGGAACCTTAAATCCTAATGATCCTAAACAGATTCAGCAACATTTATGGCAGCAAACCCTATTGTATCCATCACTATCAGGGAATTTCTTCACGAATCAAACAGGTACGCAAGTTTCTTATGGGAGGATTTTGAGTGAGGAGCTTCAGAAGCAAGTTCAGAAACTGACGGGAGAAAATCTGCCTCTTGGCACAATCTTTTTTGGGAATGTAACATCTCCTGAATCATTACAACGAAAATTCTTTTTAGTGGATTCTAATGGTCAACCAACCAAACTGGTGTATACAAATCCTGTTAACGTTCTGCAATTACCTTGGTATCGCTATGCTAAAGATGCTGGGAAACAAACTTGGACACCGATCCAAGTAACTCAGGCTTTGCAAGTACTAGGTATATGGTCAGTGGCTCCGATCTATCAGAGTAATGGTGAGCTACAGGGAGCTTTCGCGGCATATTTTCTACTCTCAGATGTCAGTACATTTCTCAATCAACTCCATATTTCGCCAACAGGACAAATATTTATCATCGAGCGATCTGGCGATTTGGTAGCGACTTCGACCCTAGAACCCTCCCATACAAGTCATCTTAATCTTACTCCTAGACGTTTAGCTGCTATCAATAGCAAAGATCCCCGCACGCGAGAGATCACCAAGCATCTACTTAATCAATTGGGGAACTTGCGTTCACTCAAAGCGATGCCGCCGTTAAGCGTGGTGGTCAATCAACAACGACAGTTTGTCTATGTTACCTCTTACCAAAATCAAGATGGCTTGGATTGGCTAATTGTTACAGTTGTGCCAGAGTCGGACTTTATGTCTGAAATCCAATCTAGTACAAATCAGACGATTGGCTTGATTCTCATCACACTATTATTTGCGATTCTCATAGGTTTGATCTCAGCACATTGGATTGCAACTCCGATTTTACGGATACGGGAATCTAGTCAAGCTATAGCAGAGGGAAAATGGATCGAATCTTTAGCCGAAGATAGCGCTATCTCCGAAGTTAATTCCCTATCAGCAGCATTTAATCAAATGTCTGAGCAATTGCGACAACTGCTAGACAACAAAAACTTGGAATTGCAAGATAAGGCATATTGGCTCAATATCCTTGTCGAAGCTGTTCCAGATGCGATCTTCATGAAGGATGGAGAAGGTAAATACTTAATCGTCAATCGGCAAGGGCTAGACCTATTTGAAATACCCGATGATTATTTTGGTAAAACTGATGGTGATATGGCAAAGTTGAATGCTTTCTATCATGATGCTCTAATTTACTGTGCTGTCACTGATGAACTTGTTTGGCAGCGTAAAGAACTTAGTTATGTAGAAGAGTCTGTTCCCCAACGTGATGGAAACCATCGTACTTTTGAGGTCGTTAAGTTGCCACTCTTCAATGCCGATGGTAGTCGTAAGGGTTTGGTGATCATCGGTAGAGATATTAGCGAAAGGGCGAGGCTTGATGCCGATCGCAAAAAAACTGAAATCCAACTTCAAAATAGTGAGGCAACTAATCGTGCTATTCTCAATGCGATTCCTGATCTTCTGCTGAGAATTGGTAGAGATGGAACTTGCTATAGCTCGATTCCACCCGTGAATGAGGACTCAGGCAAATATATTCCTGTTACGACACATCTCTCAGAAGTCTTACCGCCCGACTTGCTAAAATTTGAGCTACAGAAAATTGAGCAGGCTTTAGCAACGGGAGAGCTACAGGTTTGGGAACATCAAATTCTGAAATACGGTAAATTAACCTATGAAGAAGTCCGAGTATCTCCCTGTAGTCCTGATGAATGCTTAGTAATTGTGCGAGATATTACCAATCGCAAACAAGTGGAAATAGAATTAGCTAGAGCTGTTGAAGCCGCCGAAGCTGCCAATAAAGCGAAGAGTGCATTTCTCGCAAATATGAGTCATGAGATTCGCACGCCCATGAATGGTGTCATTGGTATGGCACAACTTCTTGAAACTACTGAACTTGATGAAGAGCAAGCAGATTTTGTAAAAACGATTAAGGATAGTGGCGATGCTCTGTTAGTTGTGATCAATGATATTCTCGATTTCTCAAAAATTGAGTCAGGTCAGTTAGACATAGAAGTAAAATCCTTTGATTTGGAAGAAGTTGTGATTGCAGTGTGTAAGCTGCTAGAAAGTCAAGCCCAAGCTAAACATCTAAATCTTCAATATGAATTTGCTCCAGATCTTCCTGAGTTGATGATTGGTGATGCTACTCGTCTCCGCCAAATACTCTTAAATCTAATCGGTAATGCCGTTAAATTTACCCAAAGGGGACAAATTTCGCTGACCGTTACTGGAGAATTGTTGTCGCCATTTGGTTCATCTACGCTAAGCGAATATCAGCTCAATTTTGCGATCGCTGATACAGGGATTGGTATTCAAGGCGATCGCCTTGATAAATTATTTCAACCCTTCATGCAAGCCGATGCTTCCATTAGTCGTAAATATGGTGGGACTGGCTTAGGACTAGCCATCAGCAAACGTTTGGTCGAAATGATGGGTGGTGTTATTTGGGTAGAGAGTTTCGGGAAAATTGCTGGTAATCCCCCATTGGGTTGGGAAACCAATCTCAATACGCAGGGTTCAATATTTTACTTCACGATCACGGTATTGCTCGCTGATGCGATCGAGCAGCAATTATCTTCAGATGAACAGCCTCTGATGGATCGCATCGATCGCAAAATGGCAGAAAAATTTCCGTTAAATATTTTGCTAGTTGAAGATAATCCCATCAATCAAATGATTGCGAGCTTAATACTTAAAAAACTTGGTTATGAAGTAAGTGTCGTCAACAATGGCTTAGAAGCTTTACAAGCGACTACTGACTATGCCTATGACCTCATCTTTATGGATATCCAAATGCCTGAAATGGACGGCTTAACGGCAACGAAATTAATTCGGCAAACTGCTCAAAATGCCAATGTGCGGATTGTGGCGATGACGGCTAATGCAATGGCTGTAGATCATCAAGCTTGTCTAGATGCAGGTATGAATGACTACATTAGCAAGCCCATTAGTATCCAAGATATAGTGCGGATCGTTAGCGATCGCCAGTCATGA
- a CDS encoding ABC transporter substrate-binding protein produces MANNKKELVVLGVTLAIFGGLAGGGFLFFGQGKTNPNASSSISNANFDLTTRKSEGEKLLITAESNADKEAAITAIAKKDYTTATAKLEASLSKQRNDPEALIYLNNAKIGDRPSLKVAVSVPIGGNLNVAKEILRGVSQAQTEVNNQGGINGIPLKIAIVNDDNKAEIGVKVAQALVQDPTILAVIGHNSSEVSIATVPTYQAGGLVMMSSTSTAKELSGMGSYIFRTVPSVRFQADSLSHYTVKKLNKKNIGICFNSEAKASQSLKEEFTAAIFTDGAKVSRINCDVASPNFSADKVVEDMLGDRVDALLLSPGVEKIEKGTEIAIIARNRLLLLGDSTMYTFKTLQLGQSAIADMVLTVPWHPDFLANNPFSANAVKLWGGDVNWRSATSYDATLAIIGGLKKSSSREGLQQAISNPSFELDGAAGKITFQPSGDRANASILVKVSKGDRSGVGYDFVPLR; encoded by the coding sequence ATGGCAAACAATAAGAAAGAACTAGTGGTGTTGGGTGTAACTTTAGCCATTTTTGGTGGGCTAGCTGGTGGCGGTTTTTTGTTTTTTGGTCAAGGTAAAACAAACCCTAATGCCTCTTCATCAATTAGCAATGCTAACTTTGACTTGACTACACGCAAAAGTGAAGGCGAAAAATTGCTGATTACTGCTGAGTCCAATGCTGACAAGGAGGCGGCGATCACTGCCATTGCGAAAAAGGACTATACCACCGCCACAGCTAAGTTGGAAGCCTCACTCAGTAAACAACGTAACGATCCTGAAGCTTTAATTTATTTAAATAATGCCAAAATTGGCGATCGCCCATCCTTAAAAGTTGCCGTGAGTGTACCTATTGGCGGCAATTTGAATGTAGCGAAGGAAATTTTACGGGGAGTTTCCCAAGCCCAAACGGAGGTGAATAATCAGGGTGGTATTAATGGAATACCACTTAAAATTGCGATCGTTAATGATGACAATAAAGCTGAAATTGGCGTAAAAGTAGCGCAGGCTCTAGTCCAAGACCCAACTATCCTTGCTGTCATCGGACATAACTCTAGCGAAGTTTCAATTGCGACAGTGCCGACCTATCAAGCAGGAGGACTAGTGATGATGTCTTCTACGAGTACCGCCAAGGAACTCTCAGGCATGGGTAGCTATATTTTTCGGACAGTACCCAGCGTCAGATTTCAAGCCGATTCGCTATCCCATTACACAGTCAAGAAACTAAACAAGAAAAATATTGGAATTTGCTTTAATTCTGAGGCTAAGGCTAGTCAATCACTCAAGGAGGAATTTACGGCTGCCATATTTACGGATGGAGCCAAAGTTAGTCGTATCAATTGTGATGTCGCTAGTCCAAACTTCAGCGCTGATAAGGTAGTTGAGGATATGTTAGGCGATCGCGTTGATGCTCTGTTGTTATCACCGGGGGTCGAAAAGATTGAAAAGGGGACAGAAATCGCCATTATTGCCAGAAATCGTCTGTTATTGCTAGGCGACTCTACTATGTATACCTTCAAAACTTTGCAACTAGGACAAAGTGCGATCGCTGACATGGTGTTAACCGTGCCTTGGCATCCTGATTTTTTGGCGAATAATCCCTTTTCCGCTAATGCCGTGAAGTTGTGGGGTGGCGATGTCAACTGGCGGTCAGCAACAAGCTACGATGCGACCTTAGCAATTATCGGCGGCTTGAAAAAAAGTTCTAGTCGTGAAGGACTACAGCAGGCTATATCCAATCCCAGCTTTGAGCTTGATGGTGCAGCAGGCAAAATCACTTTTCAGCCATCAGGCGATCGGGCAAATGCTTCAATCTTAGTCAAAGTTAGCAAAGGCGATCGCTCAGGCGTTGGCTATGACTTTGTGCCATTGCGCTAA
- a CDS encoding Uma2 family endonuclease, whose protein sequence is MTIALEAYPNEQIGNIATDITSNIIANVVLSNISWQTYQAMLTDIGDRSSVRLVYDQGVLEIRMPSDFHEAINRLLARIVGVLAEELDLPLKEFGSVTLNRSDIKKGAEPDSSFYIQNADRISGNRIDISVDPPPDLIIEVDITNSSERSLAVYQQLGIPEIWRYTKDNVKILQLRDGDYLECEFSAIFVMISGEILGNFLQISSTENSTSIVRAVRKWMAETYMNRDF, encoded by the coding sequence ATGACGATCGCTCTCGAAGCTTATCCAAACGAACAAATTGGCAATATTGCAACAGACATTACTAGCAATATTATTGCCAATGTTGTGTTGTCAAATATTAGCTGGCAAACTTATCAAGCAATGCTTACTGATATTGGCGATCGCAGTTCTGTTCGTTTAGTTTATGACCAAGGAGTTTTAGAAATTAGGATGCCGTCGGATTTTCATGAGGCAATTAATCGCTTATTAGCCCGTATAGTTGGAGTTTTAGCGGAGGAGCTAGATTTACCATTAAAAGAATTTGGCTCAGTCACACTAAATCGGAGTGACATCAAAAAAGGAGCAGAGCCAGACTCTAGTTTTTACATTCAAAATGCCGATCGCATAAGCGGTAATAGGATTGATATTTCTGTAGATCCGCCACCAGACTTGATTATCGAAGTTGACATTACTAATTCTAGTGAGCGAAGCTTGGCAGTTTATCAACAGCTAGGAATTCCAGAAATATGGCGCTACACAAAAGACAATGTAAAAATCTTGCAATTGCGAGATGGTGATTACCTTGAATGTGAGTTTAGTGCAATTTTCGTGATGATATCTGGGGAAATACTTGGAAATTTTCTTCAGATATCATCAACGGAAAATAGCACTAGTATTGTCCGCGCTGTCCGCAAATGGATGGCTGAAACATATATGAATAGAGATTTTTAA
- the acpP gene encoding acyl carrier protein: MSSTFEQVQEIVASQLGVDKAEVKPEASFANDLGADSLDTVELVMALEEKFGVEIPDEDAEKIATVKDAVDYIDSKQAA, translated from the coding sequence ATGAGTAGTACCTTTGAGCAAGTTCAAGAGATCGTTGCATCCCAATTAGGCGTTGATAAAGCCGAAGTTAAGCCTGAAGCTAGCTTTGCGAACGACCTTGGAGCTGACTCTCTCGATACTGTCGAACTAGTTATGGCTCTGGAAGAAAAATTCGGCGTTGAAATCCCCGACGAAGACGCAGAAAAAATCGCCACTGTTAAAGACGCTGTTGATTACATTGACAGCAAACAAGCTGCTTAA
- the fabF gene encoding beta-ketoacyl-ACP synthase II: protein MQNPQPLSRVVVTGLGAITPIGNTVEEYWQGLVDGKNGITEITRFDTTDHECRVGGEVKDFDPLTYIPAKEARRMDRFAQFGVSASIQALRDANLEITPVNAAQIGVLLGTGIGGLQVLEDQHEIIRTKGPSRCSPFMIPMMIGNMAAGLTAIHTGAQGPNSCTVTACAAGSNAIGDAFRLVQSGFAQAMICGGTEAAITPLGFAGFASARAMSRRNDDPTHASRPFDKDRDGFVMGEGAGILILENLDHALARGAKIYAEIVGYGCTCDAYHMTSPSPDGEGAIRAMSLALKDADVTPEMVDYINAHGTSTAANDKTETKAIKQVLGDHAYKTAVSSTKSMTGHLLGGSGGIEAVATVLAVKNDIAPPTMNLENPDPECDLDYVPNKSRPMTINVATSNSFGFGGHNVTLVFKKYQA from the coding sequence ATGCAAAACCCTCAGCCCCTCTCTCGCGTCGTTGTCACTGGACTAGGTGCAATCACACCGATCGGTAACACGGTCGAAGAATATTGGCAAGGTCTAGTTGATGGCAAAAACGGGATTACAGAAATTACTCGCTTCGATACAACTGATCATGAATGTCGTGTGGGCGGCGAAGTTAAGGATTTTGATCCACTGACCTATATCCCTGCCAAAGAAGCACGAAGGATGGATCGCTTTGCTCAATTTGGTGTAAGTGCCAGTATTCAAGCATTGCGCGATGCTAATCTCGAAATTACGCCAGTCAACGCTGCTCAAATCGGTGTATTGCTAGGTACTGGGATTGGTGGCTTGCAAGTACTCGAAGATCAGCATGAAATTATCCGCACTAAAGGTCCCTCTCGCTGTAGCCCATTTATGATTCCGATGATGATCGGTAATATGGCAGCAGGTTTGACGGCAATTCACACGGGCGCACAGGGACCCAACTCCTGCACGGTAACTGCTTGTGCAGCAGGTTCCAATGCGATCGGCGATGCATTTCGTTTGGTACAAAGTGGTTTTGCTCAGGCCATGATTTGCGGTGGTACAGAGGCGGCGATTACTCCTCTAGGCTTTGCAGGTTTTGCTTCTGCTAGAGCCATGTCACGACGTAATGATGACCCTACTCATGCGTCACGGCCCTTTGATAAGGATCGCGATGGCTTTGTAATGGGTGAAGGCGCAGGTATTTTAATCCTCGAAAATCTCGACCATGCTCTAGCGCGTGGAGCAAAAATCTATGCCGAGATCGTTGGCTATGGCTGCACTTGCGATGCCTATCACATGACTTCCCCTTCCCCCGATGGTGAGGGAGCTATCCGTGCGATGTCTCTTGCCCTCAAGGATGCTGATGTCACTCCTGAAATGGTGGACTATATCAATGCTCACGGTACAAGTACTGCCGCGAATGATAAGACGGAAACGAAGGCAATCAAGCAAGTTTTAGGCGATCATGCCTATAAGACTGCGGTTAGTTCTACTAAGTCAATGACAGGTCATTTGCTCGGTGGTTCGGGTGGTATCGAGGCAGTGGCAACGGTTCTAGCAGTTAAGAATGACATTGCGCCGCCCACCATGAATTTAGAAAATCCCGATCCTGAATGCGATCTCGATTATGTACCGAACAAGTCCCGTCCGATGACAATCAATGTAGCGACTTCTAACTCCTTTGGATTTGGTGGTCATAACGTCACTCTAGTTTTCAAAAAATACCAAGCATAA
- a CDS encoding glutaminase — translation MVKNHLQNLLNLAQKEISKGNLPSYIPLLAQVDPQAIAIAICQINSSGQLDMTSEGAPSLTFPLMSVIKPFLLLYLLETQNINEVFGLVDRQATSATFNAIPEGKPPNPMINSGAIALSSQLPSCENLQIWLNQKSGANLHLDREMLDSVRSVANRRNLAIASQLQSLEIITNPNHALNVYEEICCLRGNVQDLVKIGTLLVNTNINTNKSPNIEIVLEIMTQCGMYGASAEFAQDIGLPSKSSVSGALLSIIPNRAAIACYSPALDAIGNSVAGIFLLKNIKSYLL, via the coding sequence ATGGTCAAAAATCATCTGCAAAACTTGCTAAATTTGGCACAAAAAGAAATTAGTAAAGGAAATCTGCCAAGCTATATTCCTCTGCTAGCTCAAGTTGATCCCCAAGCGATCGCGATCGCCATCTGCCAAATAAATAGCTCTGGACAGTTAGATATGACTTCAGAGGGTGCTCCATCACTGACTTTTCCTTTGATGAGTGTGATTAAGCCATTTTTATTGTTGTATTTGTTAGAAACACAGAACATTAATGAAGTTTTTGGCTTGGTCGATCGCCAAGCAACATCGGCAACATTTAACGCAATTCCTGAAGGCAAACCTCCAAATCCGATGATTAATAGTGGCGCGATCGCCCTTTCCTCACAATTACCATCCTGCGAAAATTTGCAAATTTGGCTCAATCAAAAATCTGGGGCAAATCTTCACCTTGATCGAGAAATGCTAGATTCTGTGCGCTCAGTTGCTAACCGCCGCAATTTAGCGATCGCATCTCAATTGCAATCTTTAGAAATAATTACCAATCCGAACCATGCCCTTAATGTTTATGAGGAAATTTGTTGCTTGCGAGGTAATGTGCAAGATCTGGTAAAAATTGGGACTTTGCTTGTAAATACAAATATAAATACAAATAAATCGCCAAATATTGAGATTGTGTTAGAAATTATGACCCAGTGCGGCATGTATGGAGCTTCTGCCGAATTTGCTCAAGATATTGGGTTGCCCTCAAAATCGAGTGTCAGTGGTGCTTTACTATCAATAATTCCTAATCGAGCAGCGATCGCTTGTTATAGTCCAGCCCTTGATGCGATCGGCAACTCAGTTGCAGGTATATTCTTACTAAAAAATATAAAATCTTACTTATTGTGA
- a CDS encoding chromophore lyase CpcT/CpeT has product MTVVTNPTDVYVLAQWLAGDHSNWEQAIENPPFFAHIRVGVRALPNPITEDGVWLYLEQAYDYELNHPYRTAVLHLTYANDRIEILNYRLKNAETFFGASRDRDRLAAIDAEAIDQLHGCTQWVHRADDKTFKGTVEPGKKCCLTRKGVNTYLTIDFEVTENSYSSLDRGYSVETDEHIWGSVAGAFEFSKKASFSDEITMKFA; this is encoded by the coding sequence ATGACAGTTGTAACTAATCCCACGGATGTCTATGTCCTTGCTCAATGGCTAGCAGGTGATCATAGTAATTGGGAGCAGGCGATCGAAAACCCTCCATTTTTTGCCCATATTCGTGTGGGTGTCCGTGCCTTACCCAATCCGATTACCGAAGATGGTGTGTGGCTATACCTTGAGCAAGCCTATGACTATGAGCTAAACCACCCCTATCGCACAGCCGTATTACATTTGACCTATGCCAACGATCGCATTGAAATCCTCAACTATCGCCTGAAAAATGCAGAAACCTTTTTTGGGGCGAGTCGCGATCGCGATCGCTTAGCGGCAATTGATGCTGAAGCGATCGATCAACTCCACGGTTGCACACAGTGGGTACATCGTGCCGATGACAAGACCTTTAAGGGTACTGTCGAACCAGGCAAAAAATGTTGTCTTACCCGCAAAGGTGTCAATACCTACCTGACGATTGACTTTGAAGTTACAGAAAACAGCTACAGTAGCCTTGATCGCGGCTATAGCGTAGAAACTGATGAGCATATTTGGGGTTCTGTCGCTGGTGCTTTTGAATTCAGCAAGAAGGCAAGCTTTAGTGATGAAATTACTATGAAATTCGCATAG